Proteins from a genomic interval of Spiroplasma endosymbiont of Lonchoptera lutea:
- a CDS encoding helix-turn-helix domain-containing protein — MGYKHLGIDERIYIENQLKFKVKISEIAKNLNRSISTINREVNRNAKL, encoded by the coding sequence ATGGGATACAAACATCTTGGCATAGATGAAAGAATTTATATTGAGAATCAATTGAAATTTAAAGTAAAAATTAGTGAAATAGCTAAAAATCTTAATCGAAGTATTAGTACTATTAATCGAGAAGTTAATAGAAATGCCAAATTGTAA
- the tyrS gene encoding tyrosine--tRNA ligase — MEFLEELQARGLLKQVTNSEKIKQAKNSNASVYCGIDPTATSLHVGHLLQIVLLYRFSLAGFKPLAVIGGATAMIGDPSFKVEERKLLDAKTVKLNSDALALQLDKLLDHNIKVLNNDDWIAKLNLIDYLRDLGKEFTINYMLDKESIKTRLATGISYTEFSYMLLQAYDFWYLYKNYQCLVQIGGSDQWGNITAGIELIRKKEQDNHLASGLTIELLTQSNGVKFGKTEQGTIWLDANLTSPYILYQFFVNQNDADVEKLLKWLTLLSLDDILQIMAKHNVNKAKRHAQKVLAKEIVAFVHSQQEVMMAINISEALFSQKVMQLQMSEIQQMKNSVPWITVSQEHKLIDLLLLLEVCSSKTQVRELLKSNAIYVNEQLITDENYILSKDKLLYNKIIFIRKGKQHYYIVEVNSH; from the coding sequence ATGGAATTTTTAGAAGAATTGCAAGCCCGAGGACTTTTAAAACAAGTTACTAATAGTGAAAAAATAAAACAGGCTAAGAATAGTAATGCTAGTGTTTATTGTGGTATTGATCCAACAGCAACATCATTGCATGTGGGGCATTTATTACAAATTGTTTTATTATATCGCTTTTCATTAGCGGGTTTTAAACCGCTTGCTGTTATTGGTGGAGCCACGGCAATGATTGGTGATCCGAGTTTTAAAGTTGAAGAAAGAAAATTGTTAGATGCTAAAACAGTAAAATTAAATAGTGATGCGCTTGCTTTACAATTAGATAAATTATTAGATCATAATATTAAAGTTTTAAATAATGATGATTGAATAGCAAAATTAAATTTAATTGATTATTTAAGAGATTTGGGGAAAGAGTTTACGATTAATTATATGCTTGATAAGGAATCAATTAAAACAAGACTCGCAACAGGAATTTCTTATACTGAATTTTCTTATATGCTTTTACAAGCATATGATTTTTGGTATTTATATAAGAATTATCAATGTTTAGTGCAAATTGGTGGTAGTGACCAATGAGGGAATATTACTGCTGGAATTGAATTGATTCGTAAAAAAGAACAAGATAATCATTTAGCAAGTGGGTTAACGATTGAATTATTAACGCAAAGTAATGGTGTTAAGTTTGGTAAAACTGAGCAAGGAACAATTTGGTTAGATGCTAATTTAACATCCCCATATATTTTGTATCAGTTTTTTGTTAATCAAAATGATGCTGATGTTGAAAAACTTTTAAAATGATTAACTTTGTTATCATTAGATGATATTTTGCAAATAATGGCAAAACATAATGTTAATAAGGCTAAAAGACATGCCCAAAAGGTATTAGCAAAAGAAATTGTTGCTTTTGTTCATTCCCAACAAGAAGTTATGATGGCGATTAATATTAGTGAAGCATTATTTTCACAAAAAGTTATGCAATTACAAATGAGTGAAATTCAACAAATGAAAAATTCTGTTCCGTGAATAACTGTTAGTCAAGAACATAAACTTATTGATTTACTTTTATTACTTGAAGTATGTAGTTCTAAAACTCAAGTTCGGGAACTATTAAAGAGTAATGCTATTTATGTTAATGAGCAACTGATTACTGATGAAAACTATATATTATCTAAAGATAAATTGCTATATAATAAAATAATTTTTATTCGTAAAGGTAAACAACATTATTATATTGTTGAAGTTAATAGTCATTAA
- a CDS encoding nicotinate phosphoribosyltransferase, producing MTKFKFDVRIKEGYYSAIYFLKTQKILKKYFPNNIVTMQFFQRQDNVMLCGIDEIVALLKEFVTPLEKISVYALNDGDIIKANIPVLKITGPYHLFGYLEGIIDGILARRSSVATNCNEILKVSNDKPIIFMFDRNDDYLNQQGDGYAAYIAGIKSQVTRAQTEWWNNQEILVGTMPHALIHGFNGDIIKSLEAYSELFPNDKLVVLVDFDNDVINTSLKVCRHFQNRLSAVRVDTSISLVDKYFTVKENQEKYYNENIMGINPILIKALRKAMDDEGFNNVKIIVSSGFDKAKISWFASDNTPVDFYGVGATIGKFDIHFTGDLVQLNNKNFAKVGRENIENDKLVQKI from the coding sequence ATGACAAAATTTAAATTTGATGTTCGTATTAAAGAAGGCTATTATAGTGCGATTTATTTTTTAAAAACCCAAAAAATTCTTAAAAAGTATTTTCCTAATAATATTGTTACGATGCAATTTTTTCAAAGACAAGATAATGTTATGCTTTGTGGTATTGATGAAATTGTGGCATTATTGAAAGAATTTGTAACGCCATTAGAAAAAATATCTGTTTATGCTTTAAATGATGGTGATATTATTAAAGCTAATATTCCGGTTTTAAAAATAACCGGTCCTTATCATTTATTTGGTTACTTAGAAGGAATTATTGATGGCATTTTAGCAAGAAGAAGTAGTGTTGCTACTAATTGTAATGAGATTTTAAAAGTTAGTAATGATAAACCAATCATCTTTATGTTTGATCGTAATGATGACTATCTTAATCAACAAGGTGATGGTTATGCTGCATATATTGCTGGTATTAAATCACAAGTTACGAGAGCACAAACTGAATGATGAAATAATCAAGAAATATTGGTTGGGACAATGCCCCACGCTTTAATTCATGGTTTTAATGGTGATATTATTAAATCTTTAGAAGCTTATAGTGAATTATTTCCTAATGATAAGTTAGTAGTATTAGTTGATTTTGATAATGATGTTATTAATACTAGTTTAAAAGTATGTCGTCATTTTCAAAATCGTCTTAGTGCTGTTCGGGTTGATACTAGCATTAGTTTAGTTGATAAATATTTTACTGTTAAAGAAAATCAAGAGAAATATTATAATGAAAATATTATGGGTATAAATCCAATTTTAATTAAGGCTTTAAGAAAAGCAATGGATGATGAAGGTTTTAATAATGTAAAAATTATTGTTAGTTCTGGATTTGATAAAGCGAAGATTAGTTGATTTGCTAGTGATAATACCCCCGTAGATTTTTATGGTGTGGGAGCAACTATTGGTAAGTTTGATATTCATTTTACTGGTGATTTAGTGCAATTAAATAATAAAAATTTTGCTAAAGTTGGTCGTGAAAATATTGAAAATGATAAGTTAGTACAAAAAATCTAA
- a CDS encoding DegV family protein: protein MDSATGYDEEQAKEHNMAFVPLMININNKTIADNNKEITIDKFYKILETEPIKTSQTPPGILKEKWDELLQEYEQILFFPISSHLSGQYQSAILLAQDNVYKNKVYIIDSEAVGDINKEMINRAKLFLQERPINELQGFIDEQKTKYCAFILPYQLDTLVRGGRISSAAATLANLLKIKPILEFNGFIDKFDKTRTFKKAIKEVLKEIKKRYDSAGELTIMHSLCDTELKEEVIKIITKEKFTIKHMSLISNVIAAHTGYNTFVLVYWIK, encoded by the coding sequence GTGGACTCAGCAACTGGTTATGATGAAGAACAGGCAAAAGAACATAATATGGCATTTGTTCCTTTAATGATAAATATTAACAATAAAACTATTGCTGACAATAACAAAGAAATTACTATTGATAAATTTTATAAAATTTTAGAAACTGAACCAATTAAAACCAGTCAAACGCCACCAGGAATTTTAAAAGAAAAATGAGATGAACTACTACAAGAATATGAACAAATTCTTTTCTTTCCAATTTCTTCCCATCTATCAGGACAATATCAAAGTGCAATATTACTAGCTCAAGATAATGTTTATAAAAACAAAGTCTATATAATTGATAGCGAAGCAGTTGGCGACATTAATAAAGAAATGATTAACCGCGCAAAACTATTTTTACAAGAACGACCTATTAATGAATTACAAGGTTTTATTGATGAACAGAAAACAAAATATTGTGCCTTCATTCTTCCATATCAATTAGATACATTGGTTCGTGGTGGTAGAATTAGCAGTGCTGCTGCTACCCTAGCTAATTTATTGAAAATTAAACCAATCCTAGAATTTAATGGTTTTATTGATAAATTTGATAAAACCAGAACATTTAAAAAAGCAATTAAAGAAGTTTTAAAAGAAATCAAAAAACGCTATGACAGTGCTGGCGAATTAACAATTATGCATTCATTATGTGATACGGAATTAAAAGAAGAAGTAATTAAAATCATTACTAAAGAAAAATTTACAATTAAACATATGAGTTTAATATCTAATGTTATTGCTGCTCACACCGGATATAATACATTTGTACTTGTATATTGAATAAAGTAA
- a CDS encoding DegV family protein, whose product MSNTNKKIAIIVDSSSNLDLTTLKEKNINIIPLLISFEDKTEIEDTTSDIKKSNFYARVKNGEYTKTSQPSPGKLMSLWRKLLAEGNDEIIFIPIAKGLSGQYQNAYMLSQESEFKNRVHIIDTNGAATFNNTLAIKATEIVANGGNINDINKMVTQVKKNSLIYIIPEDISRLSKGGRAKSVVASLISLIRVKVIIKFGEISEKSGIARTLNNAIESVITKIKEFIKNENYILEILTSQCDKKVTTIINKIITNHPELKIKKAFLPNCFVSHAGVNSVGIIVVKQ is encoded by the coding sequence ATGTCTAACACAAATAAGAAAATTGCTATTATTGTTGACTCATCTAGCAACCTTGACCTTACAACGCTAAAAGAAAAAAATATTAATATCATTCCTTTATTAATAAGTTTTGAAGATAAAACTGAAATTGAAGATACCACTAGTGATATTAAAAAATCTAATTTTTATGCTCGTGTTAAAAATGGTGAATATACTAAAACTAGTCAACCATCACCGGGGAAACTAATGAGCTTATGGCGAAAACTACTAGCTGAAGGAAATGATGAAATTATCTTTATTCCGATTGCTAAAGGATTATCTGGTCAATACCAAAATGCCTATATGTTATCACAAGAAAGTGAATTTAAAAACCGCGTTCATATTATTGATACTAACGGCGCTGCTACATTTAATAATACATTAGCAATCAAAGCTACTGAAATTGTAGCTAATGGGGGCAACATTAATGATATTAATAAAATGGTAACCCAAGTTAAAAAAAATAGTTTAATTTACATTATCCCTGAAGATATCTCGCGACTTTCTAAAGGTGGTCGTGCCAAATCTGTTGTTGCTTCCCTAATAAGTTTAATCCGCGTTAAAGTCATTATTAAATTCGGAGAAATATCGGAAAAAAGTGGAATTGCCAGAACCTTAAACAACGCTATTGAAAGTGTAATCACAAAAATTAAAGAATTTATTAAAAATGAAAATTATATCTTAGAAATTCTCACATCACAATGTGATAAAAAGGTCACCACAATTATTAACAAAATTATAACCAACCACCCTGAACTTAAAATCAAAAAAGCATTCCTCCCTAACTGCTTTGTCAGTCATGCCGGTGTTAACTCCGTAGGAATTATTGTTGTTAAACAATAA
- a CDS encoding PTS transporter subunit EIIC: protein MEFKHIFSNFKKLKLLSSNFQPRNTLKHFRNKTSSGLQKLAKSLMLPIAILPIAAILSRVGGLMMAKDFGITENSVIWYIGSVLQLIGRSAFDNLSVLFAIGIAFGFAKDNRGEAALIGFFAYTILIGLMTILPKIIYSTILLDVNLENKSKLLYQLKGNEVIYSIDMGVLSGIIAGILAATCYNRFQSIKLPTALSFFSGRRFVPLVVILVSLPVAILVAIIWPWLQLGLLTFGQAIIPEKVDNSTRHIQWGVASVYTMFNRALNASGLMRVFNIYFFWQHPFVTSENGTVINGDIPAFLSNDLVVGAGLFQSGFFPIMMFGLPAAALAIIKCAHPEQRKKVMALLLGAASVSFLTGITEPLEFSFIYAAPILFFVHIVLSGIIAAITVGLGIRIGFGFSAGFIDYVLSFYQSMKIAKITWESGIAQVLANPAWILPIGILSGGAYYFSFNYLIKKFNYQTLGREQTVSEIENLDNSLPLSSYQLLARKILDILGKDNIISVGNCVTRVRIVVKNVDAGKIEQLNKVRFEVRGIANNKLNPKMVSDKDLQLIVSNDAQFIVDELEKLLQASKELLATNF from the coding sequence ATGGAATTTAAACATATTTTTAGTAATTTTAAAAAACTTAAACTGCTATCAAGTAATTTTCAACCAAGAAATACTTTAAAGCATTTTCGCAATAAAACAAGTTCAGGATTACAAAAACTTGCTAAATCATTAATGCTTCCGATTGCTATTTTACCTATCGCGGCAATATTAAGTCGTGTGGGCGGATTAATGATGGCTAAAGATTTTGGAATTACTGAGAACAGTGTTATTTGATATATTGGTTCAGTATTGCAACTTATTGGTCGCAGTGCTTTTGATAATCTTTCTGTTCTTTTTGCTATTGGCATAGCTTTTGGTTTTGCTAAAGATAATCGTGGTGAAGCAGCTCTTATTGGTTTTTTTGCTTATACAATATTAATTGGTCTAATGACGATATTACCAAAAATTATTTATTCAACAATTTTATTAGATGTTAACTTAGAAAATAAATCAAAACTTTTATATCAACTTAAAGGCAATGAAGTTATTTATTCTATTGATATGGGAGTTCTGAGTGGCATCATTGCTGGTATATTAGCAGCTACTTGTTATAATCGTTTTCAATCCATTAAGTTGCCAACTGCTTTGTCATTTTTTTCGGGAAGAAGATTTGTGCCATTAGTTGTTATTTTAGTTTCTTTACCAGTTGCTATTTTAGTGGCAATAATTTGACCTTGACTTCAGTTAGGACTTTTAACTTTTGGACAAGCTATTATTCCTGAAAAAGTTGACAATTCAACCCGTCATATTCAATGAGGGGTTGCTAGTGTTTATACAATGTTTAATAGAGCATTAAATGCTAGTGGTTTAATGCGTGTTTTTAATATTTATTTTTTTTGACAACACCCTTTTGTTACTTCAGAGAATGGAACAGTTATTAATGGTGATATTCCTGCATTTCTTAGTAATGATTTAGTTGTTGGTGCCGGATTATTTCAAAGTGGGTTTTTCCCCATTATGATGTTTGGATTACCAGCTGCTGCCTTGGCGATCATTAAATGTGCTCATCCTGAGCAAAGAAAAAAAGTTATGGCATTATTACTTGGAGCGGCGTCAGTTTCATTTTTAACGGGGATTACTGAACCGTTAGAATTTAGTTTTATTTATGCAGCCCCAATATTATTTTTTGTTCATATTGTCTTATCAGGGATTATTGCTGCAATTACTGTTGGTTTAGGAATTCGGATTGGTTTTGGGTTTTCTGCTGGTTTTATTGATTATGTTTTAAGTTTTTATCAATCAATGAAAATTGCTAAAATAACTTGGGAGTCTGGTATTGCCCAAGTGCTAGCAAATCCGGCTTGAATATTACCAATTGGTATTCTAAGCGGGGGCGCTTATTACTTTTCTTTTAATTATTTGATTAAGAAGTTTAATTATCAGACATTAGGTCGCGAGCAAACTGTTAGTGAAATAGAAAATTTGGATAATAGTTTACCACTGTCTTCTTATCAGTTATTAGCCAGAAAAATTTTGGATATTTTAGGTAAAGATAATATTATTAGTGTTGGTAATTGTGTCACAAGGGTGAGAATTGTTGTTAAAAATGTTGATGCTGGAAAAATTGAACAATTAAATAAAGTCAGATTTGAAGTAAGAGGGATTGCTAATAATAAACTTAATCCGAAAATGGTTTCAGACAAAGATTTACAACTGATTGTTAGCAATGATGCCCAATTTATTGTTGATGAATTAGAAAAATTGCTTCAGGCATCAAAAGAGTTGTTGGCAACTAATTTTTAA
- a CDS encoding MurR/RpiR family transcriptional regulator: protein MEDFDFIKKLKHIKFNEDNVINASIATFILNNLEQIDEWTSTSVADACFTSSSSIIRFCQKLNLSGWTELKYQLKVANQRIKNSGRQVNTNLQLKSNITYFFNEYVKIRDEDNNRLYLDFINKDNDLIVKKIIDAKTIFIFGFGISYYPAISFAQRLRWVNKNVICENDINVIYSYLPLVTADDVVICLSLSGTNNLIGEIIEELKDKAYSIGIFSKETKLAKSFKSYFVIKSEEEQLWSVFSIRLQLLMQLLDFLYAKIINFKL from the coding sequence TTGGAAGATTTTGATTTTATTAAGAAATTAAAGCATATAAAATTTAATGAAGACAATGTTATTAACGCCAGTATTGCTACATTTATTTTAAATAACTTAGAACAAATTGATGAATGAACATCAACAAGTGTTGCTGATGCTTGTTTTACTTCTTCTAGTTCAATAATTCGCTTTTGTCAAAAATTAAATCTAAGTGGTTGAACGGAATTGAAGTATCAATTAAAAGTTGCTAATCAAAGAATTAAAAATTCAGGACGACAAGTTAATACTAATTTGCAATTGAAAAGTAATATTACCTATTTTTTTAATGAATATGTGAAAATAAGAGATGAGGATAATAATCGATTATATTTAGATTTTATTAATAAAGATAATGATTTAATTGTTAAAAAAATTATTGATGCAAAAACAATCTTTATTTTTGGTTTTGGAATTTCATATTATCCTGCTATTTCTTTCGCGCAAAGATTAAGATGAGTAAATAAAAATGTTATTTGTGAGAATGATATTAATGTTATTTATTCGTACTTGCCATTAGTTACTGCTGATGATGTTGTTATTTGCCTATCATTAAGTGGTACAAATAATTTAATTGGTGAAATAATTGAAGAATTAAAAGATAAAGCTTACTCAATTGGTATTTTTAGCAAAGAAACAAAATTAGCTAAAAGTTTTAAATCCTATTTTGTAATTAAATCTGAAGAAGAACAATTATGAAGTGTTTTTTCAATTAGATTGCAATTATTAATGCAATTATTAGATTTCTTGTATGCAAAAATAATTAATTTTAAGTTATAA
- a CDS encoding Fur family transcriptional regulator, whose amino-acid sequence MKWDYKKLTQVLKNKGHRLTNIRLAILKLLLKKQHLNINGIIRELKKENDEHKNINVMSVYNTLDLFLQEELIYLNVFNGRDIVFELSNPVLVHLVCETCHKVIHLSEDMHLSDQDFQDNLKKLEEKLQNADFKPVHYKLEAHGICISCQEKNKKVINNL is encoded by the coding sequence GTGAAATGAGATTATAAAAAATTAACGCAAGTATTAAAAAATAAAGGACATCGTTTAACTAATATTAGATTAGCAATATTAAAATTATTATTAAAGAAGCAACATCTAAATATTAATGGCATTATTAGAGAACTGAAAAAAGAAAATGATGAACATAAGAATATTAATGTCATGTCAGTTTATAATACTTTAGATTTGTTTTTGCAAGAAGAATTGATTTATCTTAATGTTTTTAATGGCCGAGATATTGTTTTTGAATTATCAAATCCTGTCTTAGTTCATTTAGTTTGTGAAACTTGTCATAAGGTTATTCATCTTAGTGAAGATATGCATTTAAGTGATCAAGATTTTCAAGATAATTTGAAAAAATTAGAAGAAAAATTACAAAATGCTGATTTTAAACCTGTACATTATAAATTAGAAGCACATGGAATTTGTATATCTTGTCAGGAAAAAAACAAGAAGGTAATAAATAATCTTTAA
- a CDS encoding acyl carrier protein: MNWLAEIAKLLKEKKGIKVKISLETNFRNLGLDSLELMDLIILAEEEYKFRIPDNKLSDINTVQDLIIIIEEVVNSNS; encoded by the coding sequence ATGAATTGATTAGCTGAAATTGCTAAATTATTGAAAGAAAAAAAGGGTATCAAAGTAAAAATATCATTAGAAACTAATTTCCGTAATTTAGGTTTGGACTCTTTAGAATTAATGGATTTAATTATTTTAGCAGAAGAAGAATATAAATTTCGGATTCCTGATAATAAGTTAAGTGATATTAATACTGTTCAGGATTTAATAATTATTATTGAAGAAGTAGTAAATAGTAATAGTTAA
- the proS gene encoding proline--tRNA ligase: MNKNLNKITSLEENFSQWYTDLIVNGNLIDYGVVKGAPILKPHGYAIWKNIVKNLEIRFLEVEIQDVYMPLLIPESLLNQEKEHIQGFAPECAIVTKVGDKNLDEPLVIRPTSEVLFGTYFSKNISSYKDLPLKYNQWANVIRWEKTTRPFLRTTEFLWQEGHSVHNNMEEAQNWTVEMMNLYVKFFKEVLAFAVLNGKKSLHEKFAGAVDTYSLEALMLDGQALQSATSHYFAQNFSKNFDIKFTNANNKEEYGYQTSWGMSTRVIGALIMSHSDNRGLVLPPMVAPIQVGIIPIQDDEQVRKQVNRIYQQLKTKYRVVIDNSLKSLGYKLSNSEIQGVCFRIEIGIRELEIDKVLIVRRDTKTKLMVKINDVESYLKTNMEQMQNDLYARSLERLEAQVFVVNSFNEYEQQLKTKTGFFGAWFCNRIECEAEIKQLTSTVSRCQDLEKQVEENSKCFKCNQRAKGHFYFARAY, from the coding sequence ATGAATAAAAATCTTAATAAAATTACATCGTTGGAGGAAAATTTTAGTCAATGATATACTGATTTGATTGTAAATGGTAATCTAATAGATTATGGAGTAGTTAAAGGAGCACCAATTTTAAAACCGCATGGTTATGCAATTTGAAAAAATATTGTGAAAAACTTAGAAATCAGATTTTTAGAAGTTGAAATTCAAGATGTTTATATGCCTTTATTAATTCCTGAGAGTTTATTAAATCAAGAGAAAGAACATATTCAAGGTTTTGCCCCTGAATGTGCTATTGTTACCAAAGTTGGTGATAAAAATTTAGATGAACCGTTGGTTATTAGACCAACTTCTGAAGTTTTGTTTGGGACATATTTTTCAAAAAATATTTCTAGTTATAAGGACTTACCATTAAAATATAATCAATGAGCGAATGTTATTCGTTGAGAAAAAACAACAAGACCTTTTTTAAGAACAACAGAATTTTTGTGGCAAGAAGGTCATAGTGTTCATAATAATATGGAAGAAGCCCAAAATTGAACGGTAGAAATGATGAATTTATATGTTAAATTTTTTAAAGAAGTTTTAGCCTTTGCTGTTCTTAATGGTAAAAAAAGTCTTCATGAAAAGTTTGCTGGTGCTGTTGATACATATAGTTTAGAAGCATTAATGTTAGATGGACAAGCATTACAATCAGCAACTAGTCATTATTTTGCCCAAAATTTTTCTAAAAATTTTGATATTAAGTTTACTAATGCTAACAATAAAGAAGAATATGGTTATCAAACTTCGTGAGGGATGTCAACAAGAGTTATTGGAGCTTTAATTATGTCTCATAGTGATAATAGGGGATTAGTATTACCCCCAATGGTAGCACCAATTCAAGTAGGAATAATTCCGATTCAAGATGATGAGCAAGTAAGAAAACAAGTTAATAGGATTTATCAACAATTAAAAACTAAATATCGTGTTGTCATTGATAATTCTTTAAAGTCATTGGGTTATAAGTTAAGTAATAGTGAAATTCAAGGAGTTTGTTTTCGCATTGAAATTGGGATTCGGGAATTAGAAATTGATAAAGTATTAATTGTGCGCAGAGACACAAAAACAAAATTAATGGTTAAGATTAATGATGTGGAATCATATTTAAAAACTAATATGGAACAAATGCAAAATGATTTATATGCAAGGTCGTTAGAACGATTAGAAGCGCAAGTATTTGTTGTTAATAGTTTTAATGAATATGAACAACAATTAAAAACAAAAACGGGATTTTTTGGTGCTTGATTTTGTAATCGTATTGAGTGTGAAGCAGAAATTAAGCAGTTAACTAGTACTGTTAGTCGTTGTCAAGATTTAGAAAAGCAGGTTGAAGAAAATTCTAAATGTTTTAAATGTAATCAAAGAGCAAAAGGTCATTTTTATTTTGCGCGGGCATATTAA
- a CDS encoding acetyltransferase, translating into MHKTKKINKKIAKQLEKQDSPVSLEKKPEVKERRGFFKHLFSKSVQTINKVDIHFGWTRNATKRIIKQLLLQKVDHFYFYSSIANIFYILEQGIKPVKSKKLKENEKYIVWTYLEKDDHLELELSTSSRHQFWSWCLENKIDLTTVAIFYIDLVKLYENTKKDWEFNNNLQRVIINEPISVNAIRAILIKDIEIYKRLQQYVSHQQIDIKIFYGDKGIIEEIKGKELKVNE; encoded by the coding sequence ATGCACAAAACGAAAAAAATTAATAAAAAAATTGCTAAGCAGTTAGAAAAACAAGATTCTCCCGTAAGTTTAGAAAAAAAACCGGAAGTTAAAGAAAGACGAGGTTTTTTTAAACATTTATTTTCAAAAAGCGTTCAAACAATTAATAAAGTTGATATTCATTTTGGATGAACACGAAATGCTACTAAAAGAATTATTAAGCAATTATTATTACAAAAAGTTGATCATTTTTATTTTTATAGTTCCATTGCTAATATTTTTTATATTTTGGAGCAAGGAATTAAACCGGTAAAATCTAAGAAACTTAAAGAAAATGAAAAGTATATTGTTTGAACATATTTAGAAAAAGATGATCATCTTGAATTAGAATTATCTACTAGTAGTCGTCATCAATTTTGAAGTTGATGCTTAGAAAATAAGATTGATTTAACTACGGTGGCAATTTTTTATATTGATTTAGTGAAATTATATGAAAATACTAAAAAAGATTGAGAGTTTAATAATAATTTGCAACGAGTTATCATTAATGAACCAATTAGTGTTAATGCTATTAGAGCAATTTTAATTAAAGATATAGAAATATACAAAAGATTACAACAATATGTTTCTCATCAACAAATTGATATTAAAATATTTTATGGTGATAAAGGCATTATTGAAGAAATTAAAGGAAAGGAGTTAAAAGTTAATGAATAA